The nucleotide window AAAGCCAAAAGGTAAAAGAAAGGTTGTATTTCATGATGACTGGGTATAAAAAAATCGAAAAAAAATCTTTTTTTCGAGCGATGCTTTTTGTGATAGCTCTTTTTTTGGCACCGGTGCAAAGGATAAATGCCGCATATGTAACTAATTTTTTTCGTCCTCAAGATGTCGCTTTCTTTCCTTCAAGTTCATTAAAATCACGTGCGTTTATAGCGGGAGCATTTGTTGAGCATGGTTTTTCTTCGGTGCGAGGGTACGACGAAGATGGCAAGGTAACTGATTTACTTAAGATTTATAATCCTATTCAGTCGGCGCAGGCGATGCTTGCAGACTCGCATACAACATTTTTGGACTCAGAAAATCCAGAGCGATGGTTTGCAAATCCTGTTCAGCAAACATATGACGGCGAGTGGGGACAATTTCAGGTCTCTGGAAAATTTCAGCAATCCGTCGTTACTTTTTGGATAAAAGGAGCTCTCCCTGTCGGTGATTTTTTCCCGGGTAAATTTTCTATCGCGGCTTATCTGCCAATAAAATCATGCAGCGTTGATGATGTTGATTGGAAAGATCTATCAAACCCCTATGTTCTTGGTGGTGAAGAGCGCATAAATGGTTTTACTAGCAGGTTGAAAGAGTTTGCGATGAAAGTTGGTAAGCTTGATTTGCATCGATGGAGTAAGGTTGGACAAGGAGACTTGACGATTATGCTCGATTGGAACCATGGATTTAAGCAGGAACTTGATTTTATTAAGCGAATTCGACTTGAGGCTGGCTTTGGGGTAGTTATTCCAACTGCGCGTTCAGTGGACTCTGATGTTAATCATGTGTTTGCGATTCCATTCGGTACAGATACATCGTGGGGAATTCCGGTAAAAGGATGTTTAGAAATGGGAGTGCATGATCGAGTTTCTGTTGGTGTTGGCGTTGATATGTTGTGGTTAAGTGATATTACAAAAACACGAAGACTTAAAACTGATCCAGCTCAAACAGATTGTTTGCTTCTTTCTAAGGGGCGAGTGAGAATGCAGCATGCACGTACATGGCGATTTAGTTTGTTTTCATCAATCGATTTGCCGGTTGATGGATTGTCTGTTTCTGCGTTGTATCATTTCTCAAAAACCGGCGATCATACATTAATTCCAGAAGATAATGATTTTAATAATTCAGTGGTTAACTCTTCTGAATCAATCAAAGAATCGTCAACGCATGACATTGTCTTTAAAGGTTCATTTGCTTCAGAAAATAAAGGTGGGTTTACTGCGCCATCGTTTAGTGGATTTGTAAAGGTTCCAGTTGGCGGCATGCGTTCGATTAAAGCGATGACCTGGGGTGGCGAATTTACCTTTGCGTTTTAATTAAGTAAAAATAAAAAAAGCCGATTCGGTAAAATGAATCGGCTTTTTTTAATAAATAACGGGCGTCTTATGCTTCAAAAGCTAACAGAGCGTCTTGAAGATATGCAATTCGCTTTTCAATTTTTGCTGGCGAGAGAACAGATCCATTTCTTTTGTGGCATTCATGTCTGGGCAAAAGTGGTTCCCCGTTTGCAAGTAAATTAAGCGCTTCTTGGAATGTTTGAATATCACTTTGCATTGCATCTGCAAGCATTTCACGGGTATCAACATAGGTTAATGCATTTTGTTTAAGATAATTAATATCAGTTTTGAATTGACCAAAGTCGGCATTAATAATGCTTCCATAGACAAATACAACAAAAAGGTAAAAAAGAGTTTTGATTTTCATATATTTTTCCTAACAATAGTGTTTGTTTTTATAAAATAACCACATTTATATTCTATGTGAAACAATTATTGGTAGCGATTGGGTAGCTGTTAAAAGAAGAAAAGAGCCGTTTTTTACCTTTTTTGAGGTTATCTGCTGCTTAAAGATGTCAATTCTCTACGCGCGAGTGATTCTGGTTCCGGAAGACCCCATTCGGTTGCAAGCAAGGTTATTTTTTCTTTAAGAAAGGCGATTCTTTGATCAATTTCTTCTGAAGAGAGGGCAATTCCTGGTTCTAAGATAAAATTTTTAGAGATTTTTATTTCATCAGATAGGTCTTTTGCTTTTTCTAGTCCGATAACACAATAGGTTAACAATAGTAGAAATTGTGTTTTTTCAGCAGGCGTTTTTTCATTCTGAGAGATGCTTCGCTCTTCCCAGGTTGTTTTGAATTGATCAAAAGATTCAGCTTTTACGGGGTTCAAGAAAAATATAAAACCGAAAAAAAGAAATATGATTTTTTTAAACATATATATTACCGTTTAGTGGATGAGGGGGTGCTTTATTGATTAGTCTAAGTTCAGTCTTATTTTTTCCAAATTTATTTTAAATTCAGCACTTTTTCTACTTATTTTAGGAGCTTTTGTGCGAAAAAGGGCTCTGTAATTTACAGAGCCCTTTTTGTTGTTAAGTTGCTTAGTCCCAACTCAGAGCACCGGCACTTTGATACTCGGTGACACGTGTTTCAAAGAAGTTTTTTTCTTTTGGCAGATCGGTTGATTGCGACATCCAGAGTAGCGGATTTTCTGTTTTGTATAATTTTGGTAAGCCAAGTCTTTCCAGCCTGCGGTCTGCGATGTATTCAACGTATGCGCAAAATTGATTTGGATGAATCCCAACGATTCCTTCGGGGCACGCTTTGAGAGCATATGCTTTTTCTAGTTCAACGGCTTGCTGAATGAGATCTAGAATATTCGCTTGAAATTCTGCCGTCCAAATTTGAGGATTTTCAAATTTAATGGTGTTAATTAGATCGCAACCAAATGCCAGGTGAATGCTTTCATCACGCATGATGTACTCAAATTGTTGGCCGATACCAACCATTTTTTGCTGACGCTTGAGTGCAAGCATCATCGCAAAACCTGCGTAGAAAAAGATACCTTCCATGATTACGTAATATCCAATCAGATCATGCAGAAATTTTTGAATATGATCTGTTCCTTCGGTGTGAAAATTTGGATCGAGCATTGACTTGGTCAGGTTGACAACAAAATCGTCTTTGGCTTTGATGACTGGTTCGGTTTCGTACATGGTGTAGATTTTGTCTGGATCAAGACCAAGTGAATCACAGCAGTAGATAAATGTATCAGTGTGAATTGCTTCTTCGAATGCTTGACGCAGTAAATATTGGCGAGCTTCTGGGTTGGTGACATGTTTGTACACCGAAAGGACCAGGTTATTTGCGGTGAGCGATTCGGCGGTGGAAAAAAATCCAAGGTTAAACAAAATTAAATGTCGTTCTGCGGCAGAAAGTGCGGTTGGCGATTTCCATTGTTCAACATCTTTTTGCATGGAAATTTCTTCTGGGGTCC belongs to Candidatus Dependentiae bacterium and includes:
- a CDS encoding ribonucleotide-diphosphate reductase subunit beta, with product TPEEISMQKDVEQWKSPTALSAAERHLILFNLGFFSTAESLTANNLVLSVYKHVTNPEARQYLLRQAFEEAIHTDTFIYCCDSLGLDPDKIYTMYETEPVIKAKDDFVVNLTKSMLDPNFHTEGTDHIQKFLHDLIGYYVIMEGIFFYAGFAMMLALKRQQKMVGIGQQFEYIMRDESIHLAFGCDLINTIKFENPQIWTAEFQANILDLIQQAVELEKAYALKACPEGIVGIHPNQFCAYVEYIADRRLERLGLPKLYKTENPLLWMSQSTDLPKEKNFFETRVTEYQSAGALSWD